In Serratia marcescens subsp. marcescens ATCC 13880, a single genomic region encodes these proteins:
- the ttcA gene encoding tRNA 2-thiocytidine(32) synthetase TtcA, which produces MSEKQSVSQKEQYNLNKLQKRLRRNVGEAIADFNMIEEGDRIMVCLSGGKDSYTMLEILRNLQQSAPVNFSLVAVNLDQKQPGFPEHILPAYLESLGVEYKIVEENTYSIVKDKIPEGKTTCSLCSRLRRGILYRTATELGATKIALGHHRDDILQTLFLNMFYGGKMKGMPPKLMSDDGKHVVIRPLAYCREKDIERFSIAKAFPIIPCNLCGSQPNLQRQVIGDMLRDWDKRYPGRLETMFSAMQNVVPSHLSDINLFDFKGIHHGSAVVDGGDLAFDREDIPMQPVGWQPEDSDDAAPAPERLNVLEIK; this is translated from the coding sequence ATGTCAGAAAAGCAATCCGTTAGCCAAAAAGAGCAGTACAACCTGAACAAATTGCAAAAGCGCCTGCGCCGCAACGTGGGCGAAGCGATCGCCGATTTCAATATGATTGAAGAAGGCGACCGCATCATGGTCTGTCTGTCCGGCGGCAAAGACAGCTACACCATGCTGGAGATCCTGCGCAATCTGCAGCAAAGCGCGCCGGTCAACTTCTCGCTGGTGGCGGTGAACCTCGATCAGAAACAGCCCGGCTTCCCGGAGCATATTCTGCCCGCCTATCTGGAAAGTCTGGGGGTGGAATACAAGATCGTCGAAGAAAACACCTACAGCATCGTTAAAGACAAGATCCCGGAAGGGAAAACCACTTGTTCACTGTGTTCGCGCCTGCGCCGCGGCATTCTGTACCGCACCGCCACCGAACTGGGCGCCACCAAGATCGCACTGGGCCACCACCGCGACGACATTCTGCAGACGCTGTTCCTCAACATGTTCTACGGCGGCAAGATGAAAGGCATGCCGCCCAAGCTGATGAGCGACGACGGCAAACACGTGGTCATCCGCCCGCTGGCCTATTGCCGCGAGAAAGACATCGAGCGTTTCTCGATCGCCAAAGCGTTCCCGATCATTCCATGCAACCTGTGCGGCTCGCAGCCTAATTTGCAGCGCCAGGTGATCGGCGACATGCTGCGCGACTGGGACAAGCGTTACCCAGGCCGGTTGGAAACCATGTTCAGCGCCATGCAGAACGTGGTGCCTTCGCACCTGAGCGATATCAACCTGTTCGATTTCAAAGGCATTCACCACGGCAGCGCCGTGGTGGACGGCGGCGATTTGGCCTTCGATCGCGAAGACATCCCGATGCAGCCGGTCGGCTGGCAGCCGGAAGACTCGGACGACGCAGCGCCTGCGCCAGAGCGTTTGAACGTGCTGGAAATCAAATAA
- a CDS encoding VOC family protein, whose amino-acid sequence MNITPCLSHVSLGSNDFEAAAAFYDRALAALGCRRVLEHPGAIGYGRDYPEFWLQVPIDGRPASPGNGTHVGFFATSKQQVDEFHRQALLAGAVDEGAPGSRPHYGEAYYGCFVRDLDGHKIEASFWDESAA is encoded by the coding sequence ATGAATATCACCCCCTGCCTGTCCCACGTCTCGCTGGGCTCCAACGATTTCGAGGCCGCCGCCGCCTTTTACGATCGTGCGCTGGCCGCTTTGGGTTGCCGACGGGTGCTGGAGCATCCCGGCGCCATTGGTTACGGCCGCGACTACCCGGAGTTTTGGCTACAGGTGCCGATCGACGGCCGGCCGGCCTCACCCGGCAACGGCACGCACGTCGGTTTTTTCGCCACCAGCAAGCAACAGGTGGATGAATTCCATCGCCAGGCGCTGCTGGCCGGCGCCGTCGATGAAGGCGCGCCCGGTTCGCGGCCGCATTACGGCGAGGCTTACTACGGCTGCTTTGTTCGGGATTTGGATGGACACAAGATTGAAGCCAGCTTCTGGGATGAAAGCGCGGCCTGA
- the zntB gene encoding zinc transporter ZntB, whose amino-acid sequence MDVIEGSELQVADAVYAYQLDGKGGVTPIEQDDKITCDAPCWLHLDYAHPASAEWLSTTPLLPDSVREALSGESSRPRVSRQGEGTMITLRSINFNANSRPDQLVTIRVYITDKLIISTRHRKVYSIDQVVNDLQSGAGPTNSGSWLVEISDALTDHTSEFIEDLHDKIIDLEDALLEQQVPERGQLALIRKQLIVLRRYMAPQRDVFARLASDRLPWMSDDDRRRMQDIADRLGRGLDDLDGSIARTAILSDEITTVMADAMNRRTYTMSLLAMVFLPTTFLTGLFGVNLGGIPGGGNPFGFAAFCLMLVGLVLGVAWWLKRSRWL is encoded by the coding sequence ATGGATGTGATTGAGGGGAGCGAGCTGCAGGTCGCCGATGCGGTTTACGCCTACCAACTCGACGGCAAGGGGGGCGTCACGCCGATCGAACAGGATGACAAGATCACCTGCGACGCGCCGTGCTGGCTGCATCTTGATTACGCGCACCCGGCCAGCGCTGAATGGCTGAGTACCACGCCGCTGCTGCCGGACTCGGTGCGCGAAGCGCTCTCCGGCGAAAGCTCACGGCCGCGCGTCAGCCGCCAGGGCGAAGGCACCATGATCACCCTGCGCAGCATCAACTTTAACGCTAATTCCCGGCCGGATCAGCTGGTCACCATCCGCGTATATATCACCGACAAGCTGATTATCTCCACCCGGCACCGCAAGGTGTATTCCATCGATCAGGTGGTGAACGATTTGCAAAGCGGCGCTGGGCCGACCAACAGCGGCAGCTGGCTGGTGGAAATTTCCGATGCGTTGACCGATCACACCAGCGAATTTATCGAGGATCTGCACGACAAGATTATCGATCTGGAGGACGCCTTGCTGGAGCAGCAGGTGCCGGAGCGCGGCCAGCTGGCGCTGATCCGTAAACAGCTGATCGTGCTGCGCCGTTACATGGCGCCGCAGCGCGACGTTTTCGCGCGGCTGGCCAGCGACCGCCTGCCGTGGATGAGCGACGACGATCGCCGCCGCATGCAGGATATCGCCGATCGCCTGGGACGGGGATTGGACGATTTGGACGGCAGCATTGCGCGCACCGCCATCTTGTCCGACGAAATCACCACGGTGATGGCCGACGCGATGAACCGCCGCACTTACACCATGTCATTGTTGGCGATGGTATTTCTGCCCACCACTTTCCTGACCGGGCTGTTCGGGGTCAACCTTGGCGGTATTCCGGGCGGCGGTAATCCTTTCGGTTTCGCGGCATTTTGCCTGATGCTGGTCGGATTGGTGCTTGGCGTCGCCTGGTGGTTGAAGCGCAGCCGCTGGCTGTAG
- a CDS encoding peptide ABC transporter substrate-binding protein, which produces MTGRRMQRGFRLALCAAAIGACMSSAMAAQVPPGTALAAKQEIVRHIKDEPASLDPIKAVGLPEAQLARDLFEGLVNQDASGKVIPGVATRWQTSDNQTYIFHLRKDARWSNGDPVTAKDFVYSWQRLVEPKNLSPFAWFAQLAGIQNAEQIISGKLPADRLGVSAPDDYTLKVQLDKPVPYFVSLTANFSLFPVNKTVVEKYGNDWTKVGNLVGNGAFKLQERVVNEKLVLTPNDHYWDHARTVLTKVTFVPINQESNATKRYLAGDIDITESFPKNMYQKLLKDIPGQVYTPDQLGTYYYAFNTQRAPTNDVRVRQALSYAIDRKIIAEKVLGTGEKPAYHFTPDVTAGFKPEASLLQQQSQAELDAQAKALLQAAGYGPNNPLKLTLLYNTSESHQKIAIAVASMWKKKLGIDVKLQNQEWKTYIDSRNTGNFDVIRASWVGDYNEASTFLSLLTSTHSGNIAKFKNADYDKLLAQAGRETNPAAVTADYNKMEQIIADQAPIAPIYQYTNGRLIKPWVKGYPITNPEDVAYSQTMYIIKH; this is translated from the coding sequence ATGACGGGAAGAAGAATGCAACGGGGTTTTCGTTTGGCGCTTTGCGCGGCGGCGATCGGCGCCTGTATGAGCAGCGCTATGGCGGCGCAGGTTCCCCCGGGCACCGCGTTGGCGGCCAAACAGGAAATCGTGCGCCACATTAAAGACGAACCGGCCTCGCTCGATCCGATCAAAGCGGTAGGCTTGCCGGAGGCTCAGCTGGCGCGCGATCTGTTCGAAGGGCTGGTCAATCAGGACGCCAGCGGTAAAGTGATCCCCGGCGTCGCCACGCGTTGGCAGACCAGCGACAACCAGACTTATATCTTCCATCTGCGCAAAGACGCGCGGTGGTCAAACGGTGACCCTGTCACGGCTAAGGATTTCGTTTACAGCTGGCAGCGGCTGGTAGAGCCGAAAAACCTGTCGCCGTTCGCCTGGTTCGCGCAGCTGGCGGGGATCCAGAACGCCGAGCAGATCATCAGCGGCAAATTGCCGGCCGATCGTTTAGGCGTGTCGGCGCCGGACGACTACACGCTTAAAGTGCAGCTGGACAAACCGGTGCCGTACTTCGTCAGCCTGACGGCCAACTTCAGCCTGTTCCCGGTCAATAAGACGGTGGTGGAAAAATACGGCAATGATTGGACCAAGGTCGGCAATCTGGTGGGCAACGGCGCGTTCAAACTGCAGGAGCGGGTGGTGAACGAGAAGCTGGTGCTGACGCCTAACGACCATTACTGGGATCATGCGCGTACCGTGCTGACTAAAGTGACCTTCGTGCCGATCAACCAGGAATCCAACGCCACCAAGCGTTACCTGGCGGGTGACATCGACATCACCGAATCCTTCCCGAAAAACATGTATCAGAAGCTGCTGAAAGACATTCCGGGACAGGTGTACACGCCGGATCAGCTCGGCACCTATTACTACGCGTTTAACACCCAGCGCGCGCCAACCAACGACGTGCGGGTGCGCCAGGCTTTGTCCTACGCCATCGATCGCAAGATTATCGCGGAAAAAGTGCTGGGCACCGGCGAAAAACCGGCCTATCACTTCACGCCGGATGTGACCGCCGGGTTCAAACCGGAAGCGAGCTTGCTGCAACAGCAATCCCAGGCGGAGTTGGATGCACAGGCCAAGGCGTTGCTGCAGGCGGCCGGTTACGGCCCGAACAACCCGCTGAAGCTGACGCTGCTGTATAACACCTCGGAAAGCCACCAGAAGATCGCCATCGCCGTGGCCTCGATGTGGAAGAAAAAGCTCGGTATTGACGTCAAGCTGCAGAATCAGGAGTGGAAAACCTATATCGACAGCCGCAACACCGGCAATTTCGATGTGATCCGCGCCTCCTGGGTGGGTGACTATAACGAGGCGTCGACCTTCCTGTCGCTGCTGACCTCCACCCACAGCGGCAACATCGCCAAGTTCAAGAACGCGGACTACGACAAGCTGCTGGCGCAGGCGGGGCGGGAAACCAATCCGGCGGCGGTGACCGCCGATTACAACAAAATGGAACAGATCATTGCCGATCAGGCGCCGATCGCGCCGATTTACCAATACACCAACGGCCGCCTGATCAAACCGTGGGTAAAAGGCTACCCGATCACCAATCCGGAAGACGTGGCCTATAGTCAAACGATGTATATCATCAAACACTGA
- the mpaA gene encoding murein tripeptide amidase MpaA, with protein MTEHRPRSERGQLAIAGENYGSSLLGAPLLYFPAANGGPQTGLIIAGTHGDESAAIVTLSCALRSIAPEQLRHHVVLAVNPDGCQLGLRANANGVDLNRNFPAANWRSGDTVYRWNSAAPVRDVKLSTGGRPGSEPETQALCHLIHRLKPHWVVSFHEPLACIEDPASSRLGVWLSHKFELPLVTSVGYETPGSFGSWCADLSLPCITAEFPPISADAASERYIDAMTELLTYPN; from the coding sequence ATGACCGAACATCGACCACGCAGTGAACGTGGCCAGTTGGCCATCGCAGGAGAGAACTACGGCAGCTCGCTGCTGGGCGCGCCGCTGCTCTATTTCCCGGCGGCGAACGGCGGCCCGCAGACCGGGCTGATCATCGCCGGCACCCACGGCGATGAGAGCGCCGCCATCGTGACCCTGTCCTGCGCGCTGCGCAGCATCGCCCCCGAGCAGTTGCGCCATCACGTGGTGCTGGCGGTCAACCCCGACGGCTGCCAGCTGGGGCTGCGCGCCAATGCCAACGGCGTCGATCTGAACCGCAACTTCCCGGCCGCCAACTGGCGCTCCGGCGACACCGTCTACCGTTGGAACAGCGCGGCGCCGGTGCGCGACGTCAAACTCTCCACCGGCGGGCGCCCCGGTTCCGAACCGGAAACCCAGGCGCTGTGTCACCTGATCCATCGCCTGAAGCCGCACTGGGTGGTGTCGTTCCACGAGCCGCTGGCCTGCATCGAAGATCCCGCCAGTTCGCGGCTCGGCGTTTGGCTGTCGCACAAGTTCGAGCTGCCGCTGGTGACCAGCGTCGGTTATGAAACGCCCGGCTCGTTCGGCAGCTGGTGCGCGGATCTGTCGCTGCCGTGCATCACCGCCGAATTCCCGCCGATCTCCGCCGATGCCGCCAGCGAGCGTTACATCGACGCGATGACCGAGCTGTTGACCTACCCGAATTAA
- the ycjG gene encoding L-Ala-D/L-Glu epimerase → MRDMRFYPEAWPLHTAFVIARGSRTEARVVVVEIEQQGVRGTGECTPYPRYGESEESVMAQLAEMAPAIARGITREQLLTQMPAGAARNALDSALWDLECRLHGQSLWQRSGVTAPAQIRMAQTVSIGTPEAMAFAARELERQGATLLKIKLDDHYISERLVAIRAAVPQTTLIVDANESWQAEGLAARCQLLADLGVAMLEQPLPAGDDAALEHFIHPLPICADESCHTRADLPQLAQRYQMVNIKLDKTGGLTEALALAQAAREQGFAIMLGCMLCTSRAISAALPLAPAARFVDLDGPTWLARDAEPGLAFECGAIVDIAP, encoded by the coding sequence ATGAGAGACATGCGTTTTTACCCGGAAGCCTGGCCGCTGCATACCGCCTTCGTGATTGCGCGCGGCAGCCGCACCGAAGCCCGGGTGGTGGTGGTCGAAATCGAACAGCAGGGCGTGCGCGGCACCGGTGAATGCACGCCGTATCCGCGTTACGGCGAGAGCGAGGAATCGGTGATGGCGCAGCTGGCAGAGATGGCGCCGGCGATCGCGCGGGGCATCACCCGCGAGCAGCTGCTGACGCAGATGCCGGCGGGCGCGGCCCGCAATGCGCTGGATTCGGCGCTGTGGGATCTGGAGTGCAGGCTGCACGGGCAGAGCCTGTGGCAGCGCAGCGGCGTGACGGCGCCGGCGCAGATCCGCATGGCGCAGACCGTCAGCATTGGCACGCCGGAAGCGATGGCCTTCGCCGCGCGCGAGCTGGAGCGGCAGGGCGCCACACTGCTGAAAATCAAACTCGACGATCACTATATCAGCGAGCGGCTGGTGGCGATCCGCGCCGCGGTGCCGCAGACGACGCTGATCGTCGACGCCAATGAGTCCTGGCAGGCGGAAGGGCTGGCGGCGCGCTGCCAGCTGCTGGCCGATCTCGGCGTGGCGATGCTGGAGCAACCGTTGCCGGCCGGTGACGACGCCGCGTTGGAGCACTTTATTCATCCGCTGCCGATCTGCGCCGATGAAAGCTGCCACACCCGCGCCGATCTGCCGCAGTTGGCGCAGCGCTATCAGATGGTCAACATCAAATTGGACAAAACCGGCGGCTTGACCGAGGCGTTGGCGCTGGCGCAGGCCGCGCGCGAACAAGGGTTCGCCATCATGCTCGGCTGCATGTTGTGTACGTCGCGGGCGATATCCGCTGCCTTGCCGCTGGCGCCGGCGGCGCGCTTCGTCGATCTGGACGGCCCTACCTGGCTGGCGCGGGATGCCGAACCGGGCCTGGCGTTCGAATGCGGGGCGATCGTCGATATCGCCCCGTAG
- the tpx gene encoding thiol peroxidase, producing the protein MTQTVHFQGNPVGVAGKLPQQGEQAKAFSLVAKDLSDVALSSFAGKRKVLNIFPSIDTGVCATSVRKFNQLASGLDNTVVLCISADLPFAQSRFCGAEGLSNVVTLSTLRGAEFKQAYGVEITEGPLAGLTARAVVVLDGQDNVLYSELVNEITTEPDYDAALAALK; encoded by the coding sequence ATGACTCAGACAGTACATTTTCAAGGCAATCCGGTCGGCGTAGCGGGCAAGCTGCCACAGCAGGGCGAACAGGCCAAGGCCTTCTCGCTGGTTGCCAAAGACCTGTCAGACGTGGCGCTGAGCAGCTTCGCGGGTAAACGCAAAGTCCTGAACATCTTCCCAAGCATCGATACCGGCGTCTGCGCGACGTCGGTGCGTAAATTCAACCAGCTGGCCAGCGGCCTGGATAACACCGTGGTGCTGTGCATCTCCGCCGACCTCCCGTTCGCGCAGTCTCGTTTCTGCGGCGCGGAAGGCCTGAGCAACGTGGTCACCCTGTCCACCCTGCGCGGCGCCGAGTTCAAGCAGGCGTACGGCGTCGAAATCACCGAAGGCCCATTGGCGGGCCTGACCGCACGCGCGGTCGTGGTGCTGGATGGCCAGGACAACGTACTGTACAGCGAGCTGGTGAACGAAATCACCACCGAGCCGGACTACGACGCGGCGCTGGCTGCGCTGAAATAA
- the tyrR gene encoding transcriptional regulator TyrR, whose translation MRLEVFCEDRLGLTRELLDLLVSRSIDLRGIEIDPIGRIYLNFSQLDFDTFRALMAEIRRIAGVTDVRTVSFMPSEREHRALRALLESMPEPVFSIDMKGKVELANPAAQALFSLSEDKIRNQTAGALIGGYNFSRWLESEHTAPHAERVVIRSQDFLMDITPIYLEDQQQQPAAVGAVVMLKSTARMGRQLQNLSVNDDTEFDHIVAVSAKMRHVLEQARKLAMLDAPLLIVGDTGTGKDILARACHLRSPRGKQPFLALNCAALPDDVVESELFGHAPGAYPNALEGKKGFFEQANGGSVLLDEIGEMSPRMQTKLLRFLNDGTFRRVGEEHEVHVDVRVICATQKNLTELVQRGEFREDLYYRLNVLTITIPPLRERPQDIMPLTELFVARFADEQGVARPKLASDLGGFLSKYGWPGNVRQLKNAIYRALTQTEGYELRPQDIVLPEFEVEMSLGDEVLDGSLDDISKRFERSVLTRLYRTYPSTRKLAKRLGVSHTAIANKLREYGLSSRKGGAEGEE comes from the coding sequence ATGCGTTTGGAAGTATTTTGCGAAGACCGCCTCGGTCTCACTCGAGAATTACTCGATCTTTTGGTATCGCGCAGCATTGACTTACGTGGCATCGAAATCGATCCCATCGGCCGCATTTACCTCAATTTCTCCCAGCTGGATTTCGATACTTTCCGCGCGTTGATGGCGGAGATCCGCCGCATCGCCGGCGTAACCGACGTGCGCACCGTCAGCTTTATGCCTTCCGAACGCGAGCATCGCGCGCTGCGTGCGCTGCTGGAGTCGATGCCGGAACCGGTGTTCTCGATCGACATGAAAGGCAAGGTCGAGCTGGCCAACCCGGCGGCGCAGGCGCTGTTCAGCCTGAGCGAAGACAAGATCCGCAACCAGACCGCCGGGGCGCTGATCGGCGGCTATAACTTCAGCCGTTGGCTGGAGAGCGAGCATACGGCGCCGCACGCCGAGCGGGTGGTGATCCGCAGCCAGGACTTCCTGATGGACATCACGCCGATTTATCTGGAAGACCAACAGCAGCAGCCGGCCGCGGTTGGCGCGGTGGTGATGCTGAAGTCCACCGCGCGCATGGGCCGCCAACTGCAAAATCTGTCGGTGAACGACGATACCGAATTCGACCACATCGTCGCGGTGAGCGCCAAGATGCGTCATGTGCTGGAGCAGGCGCGCAAGCTGGCGATGCTCGATGCGCCGCTGCTGATCGTCGGCGATACCGGCACCGGCAAGGATATTCTGGCCCGCGCCTGCCATTTACGCAGCCCGCGCGGCAAACAGCCGTTCCTGGCGCTGAACTGCGCCGCGCTGCCGGATGACGTGGTGGAGAGCGAGCTGTTCGGCCATGCGCCGGGCGCTTATCCCAACGCGCTGGAAGGCAAGAAAGGCTTCTTCGAGCAGGCCAACGGCGGTTCGGTGCTGCTGGATGAGATCGGCGAAATGTCGCCGCGCATGCAGACCAAACTGCTGCGTTTCCTCAACGACGGCACGTTCCGTCGCGTCGGTGAGGAGCATGAGGTGCACGTCGACGTGCGCGTGATCTGCGCCACCCAGAAAAACCTCACCGAGCTGGTGCAGCGCGGCGAATTCCGCGAAGACCTCTATTATCGCCTCAACGTGCTGACCATCACCATCCCGCCGCTGCGCGAACGTCCGCAGGACATCATGCCGCTGACCGAACTGTTCGTGGCGCGCTTCGCCGATGAACAGGGCGTAGCGCGGCCCAAGCTGGCGAGCGATCTGGGCGGCTTCCTCAGCAAATACGGCTGGCCGGGCAACGTGCGTCAGCTGAAAAACGCCATCTACCGCGCGCTGACGCAAACCGAAGGCTACGAGCTGCGGCCGCAGGACATCGTGTTGCCGGAGTTCGAGGTGGAGATGTCGTTGGGCGACGAGGTGCTGGACGGCTCGCTGGACGACATCAGCAAGCGTTTCGAGCGCTCGGTGCTGACGCGCCTGTATCGCACCTATCCCAGCACTCGCAAGCTGGCGAAGCGACTGGGCGTTTCCCATACCGCCATCGCCAACAAGCTGCGCGAGTATGGCCTGAGCAGCCGTAAAGGCGGCGCCGAGGGCGAAGAATAA
- a CDS encoding YcjF family protein: MSEPIKPRIDFDEPLQPPQEPALRAGVAFDAEQAESFFPAAPELQQEEEEGRAEGIINAALKPKRSLWRKMVTAGLALFGVSVVAQGVQWVHTAWVQQDWIAMGGGVAGGLIVFAGVGSVVTEWRRLYRLRQRAEERDVARELLHSHGLGQGREFCEKLARQAGLDQGHPALQRWQASLHETQNDREVVELYAKLVQPVLDNQARREISRSAAESTLMIAVSPLALVDMAFIAWRNIRLINRIAALYGIELGYFSRIRLFRLVLLNIAFAGASELVREVGMDWMSQDLAARLSARAAQGIGAGLLTARLGIKAMELCRPLPWLEGEKPKLGDFRSQLIGQLKDTLKKSDGKAK; this comes from the coding sequence ATGAGCGAGCCGATCAAACCGCGTATCGATTTTGACGAGCCGCTGCAGCCGCCGCAGGAGCCGGCGTTGCGCGCCGGCGTCGCTTTCGATGCCGAACAGGCGGAAAGCTTCTTTCCGGCGGCGCCGGAGCTGCAGCAGGAGGAGGAGGAAGGGCGCGCCGAAGGCATCATTAACGCCGCGCTGAAACCTAAACGCAGCCTGTGGCGCAAAATGGTGACCGCCGGGCTGGCGCTGTTCGGCGTCAGCGTGGTGGCGCAGGGCGTGCAGTGGGTGCATACCGCCTGGGTGCAGCAGGACTGGATCGCCATGGGCGGCGGCGTGGCCGGCGGCCTGATCGTGTTTGCCGGCGTCGGTTCGGTGGTCACCGAGTGGCGGCGTTTGTATCGGCTGCGCCAGCGCGCGGAGGAGCGCGACGTGGCGCGCGAGCTGTTGCACAGCCACGGACTGGGGCAAGGGCGCGAATTCTGCGAGAAGCTGGCGCGCCAGGCCGGTCTGGATCAGGGGCATCCGGCGCTGCAGCGCTGGCAGGCGTCGCTGCATGAAACGCAAAACGATCGTGAAGTGGTGGAGCTGTACGCCAAACTGGTGCAGCCGGTGCTCGACAACCAGGCGCGGCGCGAAATCAGCCGCTCCGCCGCCGAGTCGACGCTGATGATCGCCGTCAGCCCGTTGGCGCTGGTGGATATGGCGTTTATTGCCTGGCGCAACATCCGTTTGATTAACCGCATCGCCGCGCTGTACGGCATCGAGTTGGGCTACTTCAGCCGCATTCGTCTGTTCCGGCTGGTGCTGCTCAACATCGCCTTCGCCGGCGCCTCCGAACTGGTGCGCGAAGTGGGCATGGACTGGATGTCGCAGGATCTGGCGGCGCGGCTGTCGGCGCGCGCGGCGCAGGGCATTGGCGCCGGGTTGTTGACCGCGCGGTTGGGCATCAAGGCGATGGAACTGTGCCGCCCGCTGCCGTGGCTGGAAGGGGAAAAACCGAAGCTTGGCGATTTCCGCAGCCAGCTGATCGGCCAGTTGAAAGATACGCTGAAAAAGAGCGACGGCAAGGCCAAATAA
- a CDS encoding YcjX family protein, producing MKRLQNELTSLVNRGMDRHLRLAVTGLSRSGKTAFITAFVNQLLHVHSGARMPLFSPVREERLLGVKRIPQRDLGIQRFTYDEGLAQLYGTPPAWPTPTRGVSEIRLALRYRSNDSLLRHFKDTSTLYLEIVDYPGEWLLDLPMLEQDYLAWSRQMTGLLQGERAEWAKPWLELCKACDPLAQADENRLAAIAQAYTDYLLRCKSEGLHFIQPGRFVLPGDMAGAPALQFFPWPDVAAIGESKLAQADKHTNIGMLRARFNYYCQSIVKNFYKEHFVRFDRQIVLVDCLQPLNSGPQAFNDMRLALTQLMQSFHYGKRTLFRRLFSPTIDKLMFAATKADHITADQHANLVSLLQQLVQEAWQNAAFEGISMDCVGLASVQATESGIVDHQGQRIPALKGNRLSDGAPLTVFPGEVPARLPGPAFWQSQGFHFDEFRPRAMSVDSPLPHIRLDAVMEFLLGDKLR from the coding sequence ATGAAACGACTGCAAAATGAGTTAACCTCGCTGGTCAACCGCGGAATGGATCGCCATCTGCGCCTGGCGGTGACCGGCCTGAGCCGCAGCGGCAAAACCGCCTTTATCACCGCCTTCGTCAACCAACTGCTGCATGTGCACAGCGGCGCGCGCATGCCGCTGTTTTCACCGGTGCGCGAAGAGCGCCTGCTGGGCGTTAAACGCATCCCGCAGCGCGACCTCGGCATCCAGCGTTTCACCTATGACGAAGGGCTGGCGCAGCTGTACGGCACGCCGCCGGCCTGGCCGACGCCGACGCGCGGCGTCAGCGAAATCCGGCTGGCGTTGCGCTACCGTTCCAACGACTCGCTGCTGCGCCACTTCAAAGACACCTCCACGCTGTACCTGGAGATCGTCGATTATCCCGGTGAATGGTTGCTTGATCTGCCGATGCTCGAGCAGGATTACCTGGCCTGGTCGCGCCAGATGACTGGGCTGCTGCAGGGCGAACGCGCCGAATGGGCCAAGCCCTGGCTTGAACTGTGCAAGGCCTGCGATCCGCTGGCTCAGGCCGACGAAAACCGCCTGGCGGCGATCGCCCAGGCCTACACCGATTATCTGCTGCGCTGCAAAAGCGAAGGGCTGCACTTCATTCAGCCGGGGCGTTTCGTGCTGCCGGGCGACATGGCCGGCGCGCCGGCGCTGCAGTTTTTCCCGTGGCCCGACGTGGCCGCGATCGGCGAATCGAAGCTGGCGCAGGCCGATAAACACACCAACATCGGCATGTTGCGCGCTCGCTTCAACTATTACTGCCAGTCGATCGTCAAAAACTTCTACAAAGAACACTTCGTTCGTTTCGATCGGCAAATCGTGCTGGTTGACTGCCTGCAGCCGCTCAATAGCGGCCCGCAGGCGTTCAACGACATGCGTCTGGCGCTGACCCAGCTGATGCAGAGCTTCCATTACGGCAAGCGCACGCTGTTTCGCCGCTTGTTCTCGCCGACCATCGACAAACTGATGTTCGCCGCCACCAAGGCGGACCATATCACCGCCGATCAGCACGCCAATCTGGTGTCCTTGCTGCAACAGCTGGTGCAAGAGGCGTGGCAGAACGCGGCGTTCGAGGGCATCAGCATGGATTGCGTCGGCCTGGCCTCGGTGCAGGCGACCGAGAGCGGCATCGTCGATCATCAGGGGCAGCGCATTCCGGCATTGAAGGGCAACCGCCTGAGCGACGGCGCGCCGCTGACGGTGTTCCCCGGCGAAGTGCCCGCCCGTCTGCCGGGGCCGGCGTTCTGGCAGAGCCAGGGGTTCCATTTCGATGAGTTTCGTCCGCGCGCCATGAGCGTGGACAGCCCGTTGCCGCACATCCGTCTGGATGCGGTGATGGAGTTTTTATTGGGAGACAAATTGCGATGA
- the pspD gene encoding phage shock protein PspD, translating to MNKIDVANTARTGGFKRGAAAMLKTLAKVIIIALLNYGPAGAAGWLLKTVGRKPVRFVLALVLEPLFRKGLNKAFGRYVKESNETTAK from the coding sequence ATGAATAAAATCGATGTCGCGAACACCGCCAGAACGGGTGGATTTAAACGAGGAGCGGCGGCAATGTTGAAGACATTGGCTAAAGTCATCATCATAGCGTTATTGAACTATGGCCCGGCGGGCGCCGCCGGCTGGCTGTTGAAGACCGTCGGCCGCAAACCGGTGCGCTTCGTGCTGGCGCTGGTGTTGGAACCGCTGTTCCGTAAAGGTCTGAACAAGGCATTCGGGCGTTACGTCAAGGAGAGCAATGAAACGACTGCAAAATGA